In one Bacteroidota bacterium genomic region, the following are encoded:
- a CDS encoding RNA methyltransferase, with amino-acid sequence MSDNKKLIEYLSGFASEERVKKFYDVINNRTRHFTIVLEDIYQPHNASAVLRSCDCFGIQDVHIIENKNQYTVNQDIALGSSKWLNLIKYKEHPNNTLACINDLKKKGYKIIATSPHKDDNIIQKLDITSKTALVFGTELKGISDEVMRHADGFVKIPMFGFTESFNISVSAALCLHTLVHKLHHSEIHWQLDNKEKEEVMIEWLRNSINRSELIEEEYYKKKNT; translated from the coding sequence ATGAGTGACAATAAAAAATTGATAGAATACTTATCGGGATTTGCATCTGAAGAGCGGGTAAAGAAATTTTACGATGTGATCAATAACCGTACACGACACTTTACTATTGTACTGGAAGATATTTACCAGCCGCACAATGCCAGCGCCGTGCTTCGTTCCTGTGATTGCTTTGGGATACAGGATGTACACATTATTGAAAATAAAAATCAATATACAGTAAACCAGGATATCGCCTTGGGCTCTTCAAAATGGCTCAATCTTATTAAGTATAAAGAGCATCCGAATAATACATTGGCTTGCATCAATGACCTTAAAAAGAAGGGGTATAAGATCATTGCAACCAGCCCACATAAGGATGATAATATCATACAAAAACTGGATATAACCTCAAAAACAGCCCTGGTGTTCGGCACTGAACTAAAAGGTATATCTGATGAAGTTATGCGGCATGCGGATGGGTTTGTTAAAATACCCATGTTTGGATTTACAGAAAGCTTTAATATTTCAGTATCAGCCGCCCTGTGCCTGCATACACTTGTGCATAAGCTGCACCATTCGGAGATACACTGGCAGCTTGATAATAAAGAGAAAGAAGAGGTGATGATCGAATGGTTACGCAATTCCATTAACCGCTCGGAGCTGATAGAGGAAGAATATTACAAGAAGAAAAATACATAA
- a CDS encoding methionyl-tRNA formyltransferase, which translates to MQNESPLRIIFMGTPDFAVASLDILVKNKFNIVGVVTAPDKPAGRGLEIHQSAIKKYAVEKGLTILQPEKLKSEEFLARLKALNADLQIVVAFRMLPEIVWRMPRLGTFNLHASLLPQYRGAAPINWAVINGEVESGVTTFFLQHEIDTGKIIYRERVAIDENETAGELHDKLMNTGANLVLKTVMAIQHKSYTETDQQQLIRPGEIPRHAPKIFKDDCRIDWSKSVTEIHNTIRGLSPHPGAFTELVSPQGKIFTVKLFKTSRELNVLSQAAATIFTDSTAYLKVSAKGGYVCIHELQLAGKKRMTTTEFLRGFPINNQWKLR; encoded by the coding sequence ATGCAAAATGAGAGTCCGTTGAGAATTATTTTTATGGGTACGCCCGATTTTGCTGTGGCTTCATTAGATATATTGGTTAAGAACAAGTTTAATATTGTAGGTGTAGTTACGGCGCCCGACAAACCTGCAGGTCGTGGATTGGAGATACATCAGTCAGCCATAAAAAAATATGCAGTTGAGAAGGGCCTTACTATTTTACAACCCGAAAAATTAAAAAGCGAAGAATTTCTTGCCCGGCTGAAAGCGCTAAATGCCGACCTTCAAATTGTAGTGGCTTTTCGCATGCTGCCTGAAATTGTATGGAGGATGCCTCGCCTGGGAACCTTTAACCTCCATGCTTCCCTCCTGCCCCAATACAGAGGCGCTGCACCTATTAATTGGGCTGTTATAAACGGTGAAGTGGAAAGTGGAGTAACTACTTTTTTCCTACAACACGAAATTGATACAGGGAAGATTATATACAGAGAGAGAGTAGCAATAGATGAAAATGAAACAGCCGGTGAATTGCACGACAAACTGATGAACACAGGAGCAAACCTTGTATTAAAAACTGTTATGGCTATTCAACATAAATCATATACAGAAACAGATCAGCAGCAATTGATCAGGCCGGGAGAAATACCAAGGCATGCGCCGAAGATATTTAAAGATGACTGCAGAATCGATTGGTCTAAGTCGGTAACGGAAATACATAATACCATTCGCGGATTGAGTCCGCATCCGGGAGCCTTTACTGAGCTTGTATCCCCGCAGGGAAAAATATTTACTGTCAAGCTTTTTAAAACCTCCAGAGAGTTGAATGTTTTATCTCAGGCGGCAGCAACTATTTTTACAGATTCAACTGCATATTTGAAAGTTTCAGCAAAAGGTGGTTATGTGTGCATACATGAACTGCAGCTTGCGGGTAAGAAGCGAATGACTACAACTGAGTTCCTGCGGGGTTTTCCCATTAATAATCAATGGAAATTACGATAA
- a CDS encoding HU family DNA-binding protein produces the protein MNKAELVNSIATEAKISKADAGRALDGFINATSKALKKGDRVALVGFGTFSVAKRAARNGRNPQTGKTIKISAKKVAKFKAGADLKKTVNK, from the coding sequence ATGAACAAAGCTGAATTAGTAAATTCAATTGCAACTGAAGCAAAAATTTCAAAAGCTGACGCTGGTCGTGCTCTTGATGGATTCATCAACGCTACATCTAAAGCACTTAAAAAAGGTGATAGAGTTGCTCTTGTTGGTTTCGGTACTTTCTCTGTAGCAAAACGTGCTGCCAGAAACGGTCGTAACCCACAAACCGGAAAAACCATCAAAATTTCTGCTAAAAAAGTAGCAAAATTCAAAGCTGGTGCTGATCTGAAAAAGACAGTTAACAAGTAA
- a CDS encoding agmatinase family protein has product MSKEDKIKNFDPNSIGDTNNNIYGLPFSTDEATIVVIPVPWEVTVSYSSGTAKGPQAVYDASYQVDLYDPYIKDAWKIGIAMEPVSKKLQTTSNGLRKKAEKYIAMYEAGKEPSSNKSMKLIQAEINKACRSMNEWVKERALHYIDNNKIVALLGGDHSTPLGLMQALAERHSSFAILQIDAHADLRDAYEGFEFSHASIMFNAIKIPQVSKLVQVGIRDYCEAEANLERASNGRIKTFYDRDIKTRQYEGASWADICAGIIKELPQKIYLSFDIDGLDPKLCPHTGTPVAGGFEFEQVLFLFQKIVESGKQIIAFDINEVTPGRDEWDANVGARLLYRIAGLAAKSSA; this is encoded by the coding sequence ATGAGCAAAGAGGATAAAATAAAAAACTTCGACCCTAATAGTATTGGTGATACCAATAACAATATTTACGGGCTCCCTTTCTCTACCGATGAAGCAACCATTGTTGTTATTCCCGTTCCATGGGAAGTGACAGTTTCTTATAGTTCGGGAACTGCCAAAGGACCACAGGCTGTTTACGATGCATCGTACCAGGTTGACCTGTACGATCCCTATATAAAAGACGCGTGGAAGATCGGCATTGCTATGGAACCGGTTTCTAAAAAGCTTCAAACTACCAGTAACGGGTTGAGAAAGAAAGCCGAAAAGTATATTGCCATGTATGAAGCGGGCAAAGAACCTTCTTCAAATAAAAGCATGAAACTTATCCAGGCGGAAATAAATAAAGCCTGCAGAAGTATGAATGAATGGGTAAAAGAAAGGGCCCTGCACTACATTGATAATAATAAAATTGTCGCGCTGCTCGGCGGAGATCATAGTACTCCCCTTGGACTTATGCAGGCACTGGCTGAAAGGCACTCTTCCTTTGCCATATTACAGATCGATGCGCATGCCGACCTGCGTGATGCTTATGAAGGATTTGAGTTCTCGCATGCTTCCATCATGTTCAATGCCATAAAAATTCCGCAAGTGAGTAAACTTGTGCAGGTTGGAATACGTGACTACTGCGAAGCAGAAGCTAACCTGGAAAGAGCTTCAAATGGTAGGATAAAAACATTTTATGACAGGGATATTAAAACCCGTCAATATGAAGGCGCTTCCTGGGCAGATATTTGCGCAGGTATTATTAAAGAACTTCCGCAAAAGATTTACCTGAGTTTTGATATTGACGGACTTGATCCGAAACTTTGTCCGCATACCGGGACTCCCGTGGCGGGTGGATTTGAATTTGAACAGGTATTGTTCCTGTTTCAAAAGATAGTTGAAAGCGGAAAGCAGATCATTGCTTTTGATATTAATGAAGTAACTCCTGGTAGAGATGAGTGGGATGCCAATGTTGGAGCAAGGTTGTTGTATAGGATTGCCGGGTTGGCGGCAAAGTCCTCAGCCTAA
- a CDS encoding tetratricopeptide repeat protein: protein MSKKNKKNIPVQEKRPGVKSPLPLNNSRYRKFYIGSLFIISVLLYANTLYNEFALDDAVVITNNRFTQQGLKGIPDLLTKDLFTGIYGKALDLSGGRYRPLSLVLFAVEYELFGKNAFVGHLTNVLFYALIGIIIFITVETIFENKSLLAFVTALIFVFHPIHTEVVANIKSLDEILSLLFLLLTMFWLFKGVRSGIKKHVYLGCLAYFLSLMAKENGITFMFIIPLSLYCFTNDPLKKNIRDSMPYFVVAIVFVLIRWHFVGIIGDRTNPDIMENPFVNATLGDKLATISCILGKYLWLLFFPHPLSSEYSFNQIPIIGWGSISALFPFAVYAGLGGWAWLNIYKKDSVKEINLLLSFCILFFIATVFLISNIVFNIGAPMGERFLFLPSLAFCIAIAALLLNTLKVDMRSLKLPVKLILPLAFISIAFSYKTVTRNKDWYDDLSLFAKDVKSSPNSAKVHYYYGNVLLGKANAIKEMNPEKQQYLIKAKNEMIISVDINPKFHHAFYALGLICDGLELGDSSIYYFHKVLELQPTHIATQNAIGKAYGKVKGDFDKAIFYLLRAVQYDPTDAEALENLGIAYAMKGNTSEAIKIFEKSITLKPGNAQAYLNLGVAYHNIGDQKKSDEMMSKAYQIDPSLKKN from the coding sequence GGGTGTTAAATCTCCACTACCGCTGAACAACAGCAGATATCGCAAATTTTATATTGGCTCCTTATTTATTATTTCAGTTTTACTATATGCTAATACACTATACAATGAGTTTGCGCTGGATGATGCTGTAGTTATTACAAATAACAGGTTTACACAACAAGGGCTTAAGGGGATTCCCGATCTGCTCACCAAAGATCTGTTTACAGGTATATATGGAAAGGCCCTGGACCTTAGTGGTGGCAGGTATCGCCCGCTTTCCCTCGTTCTGTTTGCTGTAGAATACGAATTATTCGGGAAGAACGCTTTTGTAGGACATTTAACAAATGTCCTGTTTTACGCGCTTATCGGTATCATTATTTTTATAACTGTCGAAACTATTTTTGAGAATAAAAGCCTTTTGGCTTTTGTAACCGCACTGATCTTTGTGTTCCACCCTATTCACACCGAAGTGGTCGCAAACATAAAAAGCTTAGATGAGATATTAAGTTTGCTCTTTCTTTTACTTACAATGTTTTGGTTGTTCAAGGGGGTGCGGTCCGGGATAAAGAAGCATGTCTACTTAGGCTGCCTGGCCTATTTTCTTTCACTTATGGCTAAAGAGAACGGAATCACATTTATGTTTATCATTCCGCTTTCATTGTACTGTTTCACTAATGATCCACTTAAAAAAAATATCCGCGACTCTATGCCCTATTTCGTCGTTGCAATTGTATTTGTTCTTATCCGCTGGCATTTTGTTGGGATTATCGGTGACCGCACGAACCCCGACATCATGGAGAATCCTTTTGTGAACGCTACCCTGGGTGATAAACTCGCGACCATTTCATGCATATTGGGGAAATATTTATGGCTGCTGTTTTTTCCTCATCCTCTTTCATCCGAATATTCATTTAACCAGATACCTATAATTGGCTGGGGCAGCATTTCCGCATTGTTTCCTTTTGCCGTTTATGCAGGTTTGGGCGGTTGGGCTTGGTTGAATATCTATAAAAAAGATAGTGTAAAAGAAATCAACCTGTTATTGTCCTTTTGCATTCTGTTCTTTATAGCCACCGTCTTTTTAATATCAAACATTGTATTTAATATAGGGGCACCAATGGGTGAGCGCTTTTTGTTTTTGCCTTCATTGGCATTTTGTATCGCTATTGCCGCATTGTTACTGAATACACTTAAAGTCGATATGCGATCATTAAAACTTCCGGTAAAACTTATCCTGCCGCTTGCGTTTATATCGATCGCCTTCAGTTACAAAACGGTTACACGTAATAAAGACTGGTACGATGATCTCAGTTTATTTGCTAAAGATGTTAAGTCATCTCCCAACAGCGCAAAAGTCCATTATTATTATGGAAATGTTCTGCTTGGCAAAGCGAATGCAATAAAGGAAATGAATCCTGAAAAGCAGCAATACCTTATAAAGGCTAAAAATGAAATGATAATTTCTGTTGACATAAATCCTAAATTCCATCATGCATTTTACGCGCTTGGATTGATCTGTGACGGGCTTGAGTTGGGTGATTCCTCCATCTATTATTTCCATAAAGTATTAGAGCTTCAACCTACACACATTGCCACACAAAACGCGATCGGAAAGGCCTACGGAAAGGTTAAGGGTGATTTTGACAAAGCGATCTTCTATCTTTTAAGGGCGGTGCAGTATGATCCTACAGATGCTGAAGCATTGGAAAATCTGGGGATCGCCTATGCCATGAAGGGGAATACAAGTGAAGCAATTAAGATTTTTGAAAAATCAATAACACTCAAGCCTGGTAATGCACAGGCATACCTTAATTTAGGTGTAGCGTACCACAACATCGGCGATCAGAAGAAGTCAGATGAAATGATGAGCAAGGCGTACCAGATTGATCCTTCTCTTAAAAAGAATTAA
- a CDS encoding 30S ribosomal protein THX: MGKGDKKSRKGKIFMGSYGVSRPHKKKKSRSASPKKIAKKAEKAETAVPKKTAPKKAAKKKD, translated from the coding sequence ATGGGAAAAGGAGACAAAAAAAGCCGCAAAGGCAAAATATTTATGGGTTCGTATGGCGTAAGTCGCCCTCATAAAAAGAAAAAATCAAGAAGCGCATCACCAAAAAAGATAGCGAAGAAAGCTGAAAAAGCAGAGACAGCTGTTCCTAAAAAAACGGCTCCTAAGAAGGCAGCCAAGAAAAAAGATTAA
- the pdxH gene encoding pyridoxamine 5'-phosphate oxidase, which produces MDELNQQIRKLRSDYSRMELNESEIAKDPVLQFELWMKEAIAANVSEPHAMALSTVSADGKPSSRIVLLRGFTDKGFVFYTNYNSKKGVDIAKNPYAALTFFWPQIERQVRVEGRLEKVSAEISEKYFNSRPRESKIGAWVSEQSQVIKSREVLEGKFVELSAKYPGEKVPCPPFWGGYLLKPSMIEFWQGRQNRLHDRMQFTLSDDEISWNLQRLAP; this is translated from the coding sequence ATGGATGAATTGAATCAGCAAATACGAAAACTCCGTTCTGACTATTCGCGGATGGAGCTGAATGAAAGTGAAATTGCAAAAGATCCTGTCCTGCAGTTTGAATTATGGATGAAGGAAGCCATCGCGGCCAACGTAAGCGAACCCCATGCCATGGCCCTTTCCACTGTCAGTGCTGATGGAAAGCCATCTTCCCGTATTGTGTTATTGAGAGGTTTTACTGATAAAGGATTTGTTTTCTATACCAATTATAACAGCAAAAAGGGCGTAGATATTGCTAAAAACCCATATGCTGCGCTGACATTCTTCTGGCCGCAGATAGAACGCCAGGTACGTGTTGAAGGCCGGCTGGAAAAGGTAAGTGCAGAAATATCAGAAAAATATTTTAATTCGCGACCGCGTGAAAGTAAGATAGGAGCATGGGTTTCTGAACAGAGCCAGGTTATAAAAAGCAGAGAAGTGCTTGAAGGAAAATTTGTTGAATTATCGGCTAAATATCCCGGAGAAAAAGTTCCCTGCCCTCCATTCTGGGGCGGTTATTTGTTAAAGCCATCAATGATAGAGTTCTGGCAAGGCCGTCAGAATCGTTTGCACGACAGGATGCAGTTTACATTATCGGATGATGAGATTAGCTGGAATTTACAACGCCTGGCACCTTAA
- a CDS encoding SpoIIE family protein phosphatase, producing MYRKKDGFFLILLCFLSGQLFSQLYSFDNYSVTEGLIQSNVIGIVQDKKGNIWLGTEGGLSRFDGKTFYNYTTDDGLADNNISAMLLTSNDELWLGHSSGTITRYIDNKFEKLSPDSIRDKKIYSIYEDKTGKIWVSVAMFGVVLINKPNDELTAEGNLKFYCSGDGLSSYVFSMFESKNGNICFLTDVGVKYLLPGSDKFEFLRINGQSVAYVSAIKEDEQGNLWYGSTLGQPALVKYDPVKRSTRSFPVPVWIRDIVFDKNGNTWAATWGDGLVKLSADGKLTNYHAGNGLPALKIYALSIDREGNILVGTQGSGLFIFKGERFITYNVSQGLINDKVWAVQEVENGNIFIATGNGVSVLDPVAGTFNNHEKIIGSGKVAFRAAVRDSKGDVWLGTYQDKLLKYNSKTNEFGAVSVVNDFISNPFIAALCVDAKDNIWIATGNALVVFDPEATSIRDFVGTRNFDAKEINALYCDSKNNIWISVVGRGLYKYNGKDFKLYAKKEGLTNTSPTALTEDKAGNLWIGTSGGGVFVYNGTAFRHYTTQDGLVSDYINLLVTDNKGDVWIGTNKGLSRFVQNSKNFISYGKFEGFTAIETKPNAVHVDKKGNIWFGTVNGVIKYNSTYDQLNTLEALTNITDIKYNYSRSIPLENNYSLGYDQNTLMFSYSGICISNPDAVKFMVMLEGEEENWRPATNQTSVIYSNLAPGNYTFKVKASNNLGVWNKEPVTFSFRVRPPWYFTWWAYLTYVVVGVVLFFTYVKWRERKLVVEKRVLEEKVRKRTAEVVEKNKQLDEKNKDIMASIRYAKRIQDAILPPDEFVEKYLPKTFILFKPKDIVSGDFYWLHDKGDKVLFAAVDCTGHGVPGAFMSIIGHNHLEQIVGEQGITQPALVLDALNKSVSETLRQSHAEEQVKDGMDIALCMFDRKTNELQYSGAFNPLYRIRNGVLNEIKANKFPIGNLKSGDQHKFTNHSIQLEKGDSIYIFSDGYADQFGGANGKKLKYSAFKKMLLDTQHLDMKEQGEYMTKAIDQWKEGFEQVDDILLIGTRL from the coding sequence ATGTATCGTAAAAAAGATGGTTTCTTTTTAATTCTCCTTTGCTTCCTTTCAGGTCAGTTATTCTCACAACTTTATTCATTCGACAATTACTCCGTAACCGAAGGTCTTATTCAATCCAATGTCATTGGTATTGTACAGGATAAAAAGGGGAATATATGGCTCGGAACAGAAGGCGGACTTTCACGATTCGATGGAAAGACTTTTTACAATTACACAACCGACGATGGCTTAGCTGATAACAATATCAGCGCCATGCTCTTGACCAGTAACGACGAGCTTTGGCTTGGGCACAGTTCCGGTACCATAACCCGTTATATCGACAACAAGTTTGAAAAGCTATCACCTGACAGTATCAGGGATAAAAAGATCTATTCTATTTATGAAGATAAGACAGGCAAAATATGGGTGTCCGTTGCCATGTTTGGTGTTGTACTGATCAATAAACCAAATGACGAACTTACTGCTGAAGGGAATTTAAAATTCTATTGTTCCGGCGACGGCCTGAGCAGCTATGTGTTCAGTATGTTTGAGTCGAAAAACGGAAACATCTGTTTCCTCACTGATGTAGGAGTAAAATATTTATTACCCGGCTCAGACAAGTTCGAATTCCTTCGTATAAACGGACAGTCGGTAGCTTATGTGTCCGCTATCAAAGAAGATGAACAAGGTAACCTTTGGTATGGTTCCACTTTAGGTCAACCGGCACTTGTAAAGTATGATCCGGTGAAAAGATCAACCAGGTCATTTCCCGTTCCTGTATGGATACGCGATATTGTTTTTGATAAGAATGGTAATACCTGGGCGGCCACATGGGGCGACGGACTGGTTAAACTATCCGCTGATGGGAAATTGACGAACTATCACGCAGGTAATGGTTTGCCAGCCTTGAAAATTTACGCGCTGAGTATTGACCGTGAAGGCAATATACTGGTTGGTACGCAGGGCAGCGGGTTATTCATCTTTAAAGGTGAGCGCTTTATTACGTATAATGTTTCCCAGGGATTGATCAATGACAAGGTATGGGCTGTTCAGGAAGTGGAGAATGGAAATATTTTTATTGCAACAGGCAACGGTGTATCTGTATTAGATCCTGTCGCAGGCACGTTTAACAATCACGAAAAGATCATAGGCAGCGGAAAGGTGGCATTTCGTGCGGCAGTCCGCGACAGCAAAGGAGATGTTTGGCTGGGTACCTACCAGGATAAATTATTGAAGTACAACTCCAAAACAAATGAGTTCGGTGCTGTTTCTGTTGTTAATGACTTTATAAGTAATCCATTCATTGCCGCGTTGTGCGTTGACGCAAAGGATAATATCTGGATCGCTACTGGTAATGCTTTGGTTGTGTTTGATCCTGAGGCCACCAGTATAAGAGACTTTGTAGGCACAAGGAATTTCGACGCGAAAGAAATAAACGCGTTATATTGCGATTCAAAAAATAATATATGGATCAGTGTTGTCGGAAGAGGGTTGTATAAATACAATGGAAAAGATTTTAAATTATATGCTAAAAAGGAAGGATTAACAAATACCTCACCCACAGCATTAACAGAAGACAAAGCGGGTAACTTATGGATCGGCACATCGGGCGGCGGGGTATTTGTATACAATGGCACAGCATTCAGGCACTATACAACACAGGATGGTTTGGTATCGGATTATATTAACCTGCTTGTTACAGACAATAAAGGAGATGTCTGGATAGGAACAAACAAAGGCCTCAGTCGTTTTGTTCAAAATTCAAAAAATTTTATTTCCTATGGTAAATTCGAAGGGTTCACGGCCATTGAGACCAAGCCGAATGCTGTTCATGTCGATAAAAAAGGAAATATCTGGTTTGGTACTGTGAACGGGGTAATAAAATACAACTCTACATACGATCAGCTGAATACGCTTGAAGCGCTTACCAATATCACTGATATCAAATACAATTACTCACGCTCTATTCCCCTTGAAAATAATTATTCTTTGGGCTATGATCAAAACACATTGATGTTCAGCTATTCAGGTATATGTATTTCCAATCCCGACGCGGTAAAATTTATGGTAATGCTTGAAGGGGAAGAAGAGAACTGGCGGCCTGCAACAAATCAAACATCGGTCATTTATTCAAATCTTGCTCCCGGTAATTATACCTTCAAAGTCAAAGCTTCCAATAACCTGGGAGTATGGAACAAGGAACCTGTAACATTTTCATTCCGCGTAAGGCCTCCCTGGTATTTCACCTGGTGGGCATACCTTACCTATGTGGTTGTCGGAGTGGTATTATTCTTTACATATGTAAAATGGAGGGAACGCAAATTAGTGGTGGAAAAACGTGTGCTTGAGGAAAAAGTTCGTAAAAGAACGGCGGAAGTAGTGGAAAAGAACAAGCAGTTGGATGAAAAGAATAAAGATATAATGGCCAGCATACGCTATGCAAAACGTATACAGGATGCCATACTGCCGCCTGATGAATTTGTGGAAAAATATTTGCCGAAAACATTTATCCTGTTTAAGCCTAAGGATATTGTGAGTGGAGATTTTTACTGGCTGCACGACAAAGGAGATAAAGTGTTGTTCGCAGCAGTTGATTGTACGGGACACGGCGTTCCAGGAGCATTCATGTCGATTATCGGGCATAACCATCTTGAGCAAATAGTGGGTGAACAGGGGATCACTCAACCCGCGCTTGTTCTGGACGCGTTGAATAAAAGTGTAAGTGAAACTTTGCGCCAATCACACGCGGAAGAGCAGGTAAAAGATGGCATGGACATTGCGCTTTGTATGTTCGATCGTAAAACAAACGAGCTGCAGTATTCAGGAGCGTTTAATCCATTGTACCGGATACGTAACGGTGTTTTAAATGAAATAAAAGCGAATAAATTTCCAATTGGCAACCTTAAGTCGGGTGATCAGCATAAATTTACAAATCACAGTATACAACTGGAAAAAGGGGATAGTATATATATCTTTTCTGATGGCTATGCTGACCAGTTCGGAGGGGCGAATGGGAAAAAACTGAAATACAGCGCGTTTAAGAAAATGCTGCTTGATACGCAACACCTGGATATGAAAGAACAGGGCGAATACATGACCAAAGCGATTGATCAATGGAAAGAGGGATTTGAGCAGGTCGATGATATATTGTTGATAGGAACACGCCTTTAA